A stretch of DNA from Peromyscus maniculatus bairdii isolate BWxNUB_F1_BW_parent chromosome 7, HU_Pman_BW_mat_3.1, whole genome shotgun sequence:
CTTGTAACAGTAAGTGTTCTACTAGAATAAACTCTTCAGGACTGCCACACTGACCAGCTGTCCTAGAGCTTTGTCATGTTGCAAACGAAAATGAAAAGGCCACCCGCTGGGATCTTAGAGACCTTGTAGTCATCCAGAGACCTTGTTGATGATGAAATGATGAAATGTCCTGAGGTTTTATATGAAAATACTAAGTCCTCAGGACTTAGAATAACAAGGGCTGAAATGGATGTTGGGGTGGCGGCTTGTATACCACTCACAGCTTCTTGATCTTGGGACTTTAAATAAAAGTCTCACTTCTCATCAGATAATGGACTTCTCTCTGCGCTGGTCCAGAGCCACCATAGACGGACTTTTGTAGTAGCACTGAGTACTGaaaggcaaatttttttttttgcttggctTGACACTTTGCCAGTATTGAAGAAAAGCTGTGTTGCTGAAATCATGACTTACATTGTAAGTCACATCACTTCAGAATCCTGTAACTTTGCTGGGGTCCCCCCCCCCTTGTTTTGCAGCACTGCCCGAGCTGAAACTCCTCTGTGGAGCAGATGTCCTGAAGACCTTCCAGACCCCCAACCTCTGGAAAGATGAGCATATCCGGGAGATCGTGGAGACGTTCGGCTTGGTGTGTGTGAGCCGGAGCGGTCATGACCCGAAAGGGTACATCTTGGACTCGCCTATCCTCCGACAGTTCCAGCACAACATCCACCTGGCCAGGGAACCCATTCAGAATGAGATCAGTGCCACATACATCAGGAAAGCCTTGGGCCAAGGGCTGAGTGTGAAGTACCTCCTCCCCGACACTGTCATCAGCTACATCAAGGACCATAGCCTCTACATCAGTGACAGTtcctggaaaggaaaaggaaggagtagCTAGAAGGCCTCTGAGAGTGGGCAGTTctggcctttgttttgttttggggtctgtgtttccctttctgtttgttttgtttctgtggtgGCAATGCCATTGGTAACTTCCTTCCCTGACAGACTGTTCCTATGGCTGGGATAATTGTGTATCAGAGCAATTTAAATGGTGTGGCAGGTCATCCGATTAGACAAAACCTCTCAGAGCCACTGGCAAGGAGACCTGTTTACTTTGTGTAAATGGAAATGATAGGATGTACACTGATGTTATTCTGAACATGGCAGGCCCCGAGGGGTCAGATCAGTTGCCCtcgtgcattttttttttttaaactcagacCAGGTGCAGTACACTGGTCTTGATTGGAAGGGTTTGACAGGGTGCTAATTACTGAACAGGGGACCTTTGCAACGTCCTTGTTTCAAACAGAATAATACCATGTGAGGATTCAGAAATCTGGAAACAGTACATCATGATTTCCAGTGTATTCTCCCTTACAAACaattgcctgcctgcctgcctgcctgcctatggTGTAGCATAAAAAATTTTGACCACACTCTTTCTATGTTGTAGTCAAGAAATACGTATaagatttattgtatgtgtgtgtgtgtgtgtgtgtgcgtgcgtgtgtgtgtgtgtgtgtgtgtgtgtgtgtgtgtgtgtgtgcaaatgcatgtgaGAGGAAATCAGAGAGGGACCTCAGaattcctgaaactggagttataggcagttgtgagccacctgatggatggaagagcagtaaatgctcttaaccactgagccatctctccagccccgtcaaGCAATATTTTTGATACAGCAAGTATTTTTACACTGCTATACTCTAAACACCAGGGTTCCCGATATCCTGATTTCTAAAAAGGAACTGAAGTAAAACAGATGCCTGGCTGTTTTAGAAGATCTGTTGAATGTTTTATGACTGCCTGACTGTTTGAATATTGGCAAAAGGATAAATAATAAATTGACATCAAAAAGTACTAATGAaaagtttctcttttttcctttgttattttattaatgCCCGGTGTTCAGCTGTTGCTCTTCTTTTTAGCTACTCTGAAATTTGTTCTTGTTCCGATCGAAGTGGTATGAATTCAAGTTTGTGTCCTGAGTACTAGAAGTAGAGGAATGTCTTAGACAGATTAACAGCCTAGAGTCACCAGAAGAGCATCTCATTGAAGGATTATCCAGATCAGAATTTGGCCTGAGGACATCAAGAAGCTGCAGTGTCCAAAGGAGCTTCTTTCAGAGAAGAGCAGTGGGAGGTCCCCTACCACGCATGAAGTCATGTTCATTCTAGGGCACACAGTGCCATTGCATAGGAATTGGAATACCCCACCCCTGACTCCCAGGCACCCCCGCTTCCGTTCTTCCCACTCTCGGTGCTCATGGTATCTTTCCGGACTAAGTGTTTACAGCTGAGgactcctcacagcccagccTTCTCCGTGGGCATCCAGGGCCTGACAGGTGGAGGCTCACTGCTGGGAGTTGGTTATTTCCTTGTTGTTATTGAACTTTAGGATTCATTTATTCAGATCACAGTTATTGAGGTCCTTGCATGGGCCAGGGGTGTAATGGCGAACAGACAGGGTCTCCATCCGTAAAAGCTCATAGCATGGTGAAGAGCAGACAAGAAGCCAGCACTGATGAGGACTCTGAAAGTGACACTGACAAGCTGATGGCCAGAGGCAGCGGGTTCTCTGTGAAGCTAATGAAGCTTGCGCGTTGGCTTCCCTCTTTCCCACATCCTAATTATATAGGGATCTGAGTTCCTGATTCTTGGTCCTTTTTTTGAAAGGGGTCCCTTTGAACTTGTACACGGTATAGACTCTCAAAGTGGTTTTCGCTGATGGTGTAGACAGCAGAGAAACTCTAATGGATGTGTTACAGAGACTTTGGGATGGATGGAGGCAAATGGCCTTGATGATGAATGGCATatacaaaggccctgaggcagaggGGCACCATGGGCACCATGGAGAGCTGGCGTCATCATTACCTCCTTCACAAGGTGCCCGTTACTACACTGCACCTGACAGCGGGTGCCCTGCATGCCAGTCACCCTTCCCAGCCTTTCCATAGATTTAATAGGCTTCGAGGGCATGCCTCCATCTCCCTGCTCCATGTCTGTGTCATGCAGTTTCCATAAGAAAGCACAGCAAGACCTATGCTGTGTATGTAcgtattatgtatgtgtacacatacactcacatatatcTTAATTTCTGTCACCTGCCTATCTCACTGATTCATGTCACCTCCCTTAGTAGCAGAAGGGAAACTATGTCTCACTGCTCTGCCCCTGATGCATTTCCTGGCACCAGGATGTGTACGGATTTCACattcctctctgctccctcagGTGTCCTCTGCATCTTGATACCTGgctattttgtttcctttgcaagaacagaaaAACAGTGGTTCAGGCTCCTGGGTAAATAGAATTTCCAGCCTTAAATAAAGGATCTCCTAGGACACTATTCGACACCCAAATGAGAACAGGGCTGTATCCTTGCCTGGGGAAAGAAATTCTCATTTCTAATACTGTCTGTGTCACTTGGGACAGAATGATGTGAAATCCCATTTCAAACCAATAGAGCTTGAGCTTTGGGAGGCACGTTTGGTAATTGAGTTAATACATGAATATGTATTTCCTTAGCCTTATCCTCACATTCTGTGCTGATAGTGTTGCTGCCCCAGCCAGTTGTAGAGGTCTTCATACATCATAGTACCCGGTGTCagtcataaagttattttcttagCCCCAAACCTGACATTATAGATGCAAATATGAGTGACTGATAAATATATCTCTGTAGTGATTCACATAGGCACATACCTTTGAATAGTTTAGTATTGTTTAAATAACTTGAGCAAACATTGCTCTTGACAGCACAGGCTGCAGGGACAGACTATGAGAAGGACCCTAGTGTTCCCTGGGACTCACGTTTCCAAATTAGCAAACGCTGAGTGAGTGGGAGTTGGAGCAGGAACAATAGTATGCTCTTGGTCAGGCTTGGGAAGCCCTTCCTCACCTCCTGTTGGAAATGAAATGGGCCTCGTGCCCTGTCGATTCTACCTTCTGTGCATCCTTCATGTCACCCCCtgctctggtttcttttctgttgctgtgataaacactgtgatcaaaaacaaacaaggggagcaaagggtttatttcatcctcTACCTACAAATTACAGCCCATCATGATGGAGTCAaggaggaactcaaggcaagaacccaGAGGTAAGATTGCTATTCTCTACAGCTTTAATTCTGACCAGTGAATGAACTCACAGCCCACAGAGTACACTGCAGGAGCCATGGGGGCTCGCTGCCTGGCTTCCCGTCATGCTCATACTTAGCTAGCTGTCTTATACAGCCTGAGGAATAGCACCCCACACACACGGTGTGCTGGGCCTTCTTCATCAAGGAGGACAATAAGATAATCCTTCATAGACATGCCCTCGGACCATACTCAGCTACACAGTTCTTCTGTTAAggcttctcagataactctaggctgtgtcaagttggcaaggcCAACCGAGATACCTAAAGACATCTAAAGCATCGTCAGCTCTTACCTTGATCAATGCAGTGACCTAATGGGGTGTCCCATCCTACTCCTGGCTCCTGCAGTCACTTCTTCACCTAGAGAGTGAGTGcgcatgcacattcatgcatgcgTGTTCAAATATAGTCATATTCCCTACTGGCGTTCCTTCTGGAAGAAGCcattaagaaaaacagaaagatagctgggcagtggtggcacacgcctttaatcccagcactcagaaggcagagccagatctctgtgagttcgaggccagcctggtctacagagcgagatccaggacaggcaccaaaactacacagagaaaccctgtcttgaaaatttgtttttttttttctttaaaaaaaaaaaaagaaagaaaagaaaaaaaaagaaaccacagacTAGGGGGGACATTTGCCAGATTGCCAGATGTGTGTATCTGATGTATGTATCTAATAAATGAATTGTTTCCAAAGTGTGTCAAGaactctaaaaacaaaatagcagAATCAATAGCACAAATTAAAGCTGATCCCAAGAGTTATGTGCTGGAAAGGATAAAGCTTTCCAGACCCCCAATGTTGCTGGTCAGAGAGTCTGCTGGTGAGGCTGATCTTGCTTTGCATCCAAGAACTAACTCACCTTGCACAATGTTGCCTGTGTTTCTAACTGGTTGGCTTTTGTCTCTTCTTGAGATACTAAAGATAATCCTGTTATACCACCCTGCCTGGGATGTTCATACAATGCCATTTATGGAATTTCGGTagccatggctggttgtgtaCCAGAGGTGCCTATATCACCAACCCCTGAAGCCTGACTCCTTCAAACAGGTCATCTGTAGTGGAACACCCACAAGACACCTTACCAATGACAAGTAGTCACATGAAAAGGTGCCCAACATCATTAGATATTGGAAAAATCCAAACCTAAACCAGAATtagatgtagctggagttttctccagttccacTCGGGTCCCTACAGTTCTAccgcccacttataaaataatcactcagaagctcatattagttaaaaattgctcagccattagctcaggctaactattgactagctcttacatcttaaattaacccatttctgtaaatctataccttgccacatggcttgtggcttactggtatcttacatcttgtttctcatggtggtggctggcagcgtttcctcactcagccttcctgttcccagaattctccttgctctttgtcccgcctatacttcctgcctggttactgaccaatcagcactttatttattaaccaatcagagcaacacattcacagcatacagatatccacagtacttcccctttttcttttcttttcttcaaaaaggaaggttttaactttaacatagtaaaattacatataacaaaacaattatcaagcaagaattacagtatcaatatctagtctatttatattatctagtctatttgtatttggcaaaactaaagaagatatcctatctatcctatatttgtgagtctaaggttttatatctaacttatcttttatcataactaaggaaataactatatagtcttcaactacatcaaagacctcagaaggatataatattacctgagaaatgggagaaggatgcaagcaacttttgggagtcttgtgagagtagacagagacagctggcagcttggacagtcatctaaagttcctctgtaaagttggggcatctgtctttagcccacaggcctggagtctctcagtcacttttttctgtgtcctgtagaatgtctggtagtttcctctgcgaagcaggaacctgaaggaccattttgccaatcAAAGTTCattggtcaccttcctatgggtcctgcatgtccagttagttgatcaagcagtctcaaatacccaaatggctatttttgccaagaagatagaCTCCATACGGAGTGTCAtgaatgcccatctttctctctgaagcaaatcagtgctgccaggagcagacatgtctcactgttcagaaagtctaaatttttaaaaatattttaaatgccatattctgtaggtctttgaagtgtttgaagattacctacctaattgaattatatctgagtatacctagaaaacttaacatgactataagtttgcctatcatagaagactaattattaatctgtatttttaattatccattacaatctaaatgagttatataaacataatacctcaaacgagagtagaacaaaatcaactctaaatttgtatcaataaactaaaatctatacagatatccacagcaatgagaCATCATGTCACACCTACTAGAAGGGCTAAAGTCAGCCCAGCAATTCTACTTCTAGGAATCTACCCCTAGAGAAATTAAAACCGATCCACTCAGACCTGTATGTCATATGTCTGCAGCATTATTCGTTTAGGTAAAGTAAGATAAACAACCCGTGTGTCCATTTGGGTGAACCGAGAAACGAGTATCTTAAATCCACTCAATCAAATACTGTGTTGGCTTTCCAGATAACAAATACCTAAGAAATCTAATGAAGACAGAGGCTGATTTTAGCTCATTGTTGCAGTGGTTCggtcctttgtttttgttctctggcTATGTATTTTTAATCATGCCTGTCTATCTTCTAAAACTATTCAAAATTGCATTGATGTATTTAACGTGGGGGTCACATGTGAACTGTGCACGTGTGTATATgggggtcagaggataacttgcaggggTTGTTTGGCTCTTTCCACCATGGTTGTCCTGGGGATGGAAGTCGGCccttcagacttggcagcaagcatctctaccccctgagccatctcattgttcctctgcctgcctgccttgtaGCTTTCTGATTCTTTGTTCAATATGATCTACTCCGCTATTGATACcatctatcattttttaaaaaatctcatttaGTGTACTTTTCAGCTCAAGGATTtcagattcattttttaaaattccttccatctctgttcagtttctatgaCAGAATATCGAAtttcttctctgtattttcttcAAGTTCCTTAAGACAACCATGTTGAACTCTTGCCTGGGGAGGGGTTCATATTGATTTTTATAGTATCAGTTTGGggtgccatattttgttgattgGGCAAAGCTGTTGGTTCCCGAAAGTTACTGTTTGTTGGAGCATATCGTCGTCTGTGAATTGAAGGGCAAGGCATTCGCTCCAGCTTCGTTTGTACCATTTCTTCTAGACTTCTAAGCATGCTGCTTGTCTTCTCTCTGCAGGAGTGATTTCTGCTCTTTCAGGAGCAGATCTCATCCTAGCCCAGGTTGGGATGTTCAGTATTTCAGCACTAGAGGGCATCCCAAGCCCAACAGAGACCCCCAATCTAGCATTGATGCGGTGTTCTGAATGCACCAGAGGAATGTGGTCTCCCCTTGAGATCATCACCTGTGGTCAGGAACCAGGAGACTTTGCCTGACTCTGGACCTCACCACAGAAGGATCGGCCTCAGGCTATGCAACGTGGTGCTACTTTCTCTTCCGCACACATGGACAACTATTCTGTGTTGTGCTGCCTGGATTCCAGGGTAAATACAAAATGGATTACACTCGGTCATGCTCAAGAGCCACAGGTCATGAAGCCCAGCACAATACAGAGACAAAACCAAGCTTCACACTGCTGTGACTGCCTCCTACTGGGCAGTGCTCATGACTCATGTTACTGCAACCAGCCACGACTGATTCAGCTAGAATAGAAGTCCATCAGGCTGGAGCGATAGGTCTCCCTTGGTGGGATAGGTCCTGAAGCTCTATCCATGGGCATTAGCCAGAAGACAGGGCCTATTGAGATCTGCCCAGTGTTGGGTCTCACCCACACACATTAATTTCCATCCCAGAGCCCTGGTCCTGTGCTTACTTCTGTCCTGCTCCGGCAGACTAAATCTTTCTATGCAGTGCTGCTGAGAACAGGGAGTTAAGTTGGGAGCAGATTCATGGCCACAGGGCTGAAGATCCAGGGCTCAGTCAGGTAGAGGTAGTCAGCTGGAGATAGAGGCTATGGGCTCTGCTTGGTATTGGGTTGTACATCGAAAGTCTGGGCTTAATTCCCTCTTGTTTTCCAAAGAGGAGAGCATCTCTTTCCATCCTTGGTTTGGGAAACAATAGCCAGGCCagcttttcttcctgtgtccttcaGTGTAGTGTGTCTTTTCCTATAAAGCTAAAACCGACCACTGTGATCTCAGCTCATATTAAAGTTGTTTTGTGTTCGAGTACCTGCTTGAGTTCATGTTTCTGTGAGGAGATAATTACTCAAGAGCCTCTCATCTTTGTCTTACAGGAATTTCTGTGCTTAAATATGTTAGtgtctcctccatttcctctAGGATGAAATGCAGGTAACTTGTTAGAACCAACTTTAAGGCTGTCCCATTGGCCATTCTGAGCCACATTTACTCCACCTTTCCTACAGCGAGTGATATTCCATCTTGAAGCAACCAACCTCAGCTCTGGGTGGGACACATGCCTATTCTTCCTTCAAAACTCGGTTCCCATGTGCAAACAACGAGCTTGAAGCACACTGTCACACCTTTCTCTTACTAGACATCAGCTTCCTTATCACTGCATCTCACGACAATGTCCTCTGCATCCAGCCTGTTCCAGGCACCGGGAGAGTGGTCCACAGGGTTTGCTAAAGGATCCACATGTACATATTGACAAGTCCCAAGCTCTTCCAACACTGAGCTCATTATTGTGTGCTCAGCTCTTGACAGGATGCTgtgagaaaaaagagaagaatttaCAGAAACAGTTACTGCCACAAAGCACAGACAGTCTTGCTAAGGGAGCCAAATCAGGTCTGTACAAGTACACCCATGGGAGGAAGATCTCTGTTCACTTGGGACAGTGCAAGTCACGTGACTGTGAGCACTCAAAGAAGCAACCATGGCGAAACTGGAATGGGGAAGGGGCAGGgaaattgctcagtgggtaaagtgtgtgaggacctgagcttgatccgcagcacccatgtaaaaagccggGCTTGgcaacacatgcctgtaatcttagcacagggaaatggagacaggacgATCTGGGGCtgagtggccagccagtctagccaatcagtgaggtccaggttcagagaccctgtctcaaaaaacaaggtggggacGGGTCATAGAAGAAgatacctgacattgacctctggccttcacaggaacATACATGGGAATGCACACCCACATATCaatgtgcatgcacaccacacacacacacacccataactTAGATGTTGATGGGtgcaagagaaggagaagggagattTAGCACAAAGGATATAAGAAAATAGGACTTAGTTGTGAAGGCAAAGAGGAGAAAGTCACTAACTCAATATAGGAAACAGATGCAGGGCTTGGAGAACATGCTGTGGTTGGGGGGCAGTAGACCACCACTGACGAGGAAAAGGAGCAGACTAGAGTTTGTAGAGGACATACAAGCCAGACTCCTTAAACCTCCTTGTGAAGGTGACACTCTGAGACACCAAGTGGCTGAGATCAGGCAACAGTGGGTCTAGGCTTTAAACCCAGTCTAATCTAAAACCCAGCCCTGGCCTTTCCTTGTGATTCTGTCAGTCACCAGATGGAGCAGGAAGGTCATAGACAAGAAATGATCATGTGCTGTTTGGAAGGTGGCCACTGTCTTGAGTCAGTGAGCTCCTGGCCTGCTTCTCATCTTTTCAGATGCCTGGGTGCCCTGCAGCACGTCTAAAACCATGTTTGGCCTCTACTGCTTCTGAGGAGATTGGATCCAGCCTGGGGCCTTAGCTTAACCCCACGTGATCTTAGCCCATCCCTCTGAGGCCAGGTCCTCCTGGCCATGGTCAACATGAGCAGATCTTTATTCACTCCCAGGGAATGCCTCAGAGGACCCAGTCTCATGCTTCCTGGAAATCAATGTGTGTCTGGCTAGATGTCTCCCTTTCATCCCTTCATTGTATAACTCTACCCCAAGATCACAAACACACCACTCTGGCtagatttgttctttttaaatctgGTCAGAGCCTTACTAAGGTGCATTAATTCTTAACAGCttatagattttgttttttctgcttAGAATATATCCCCAGAGTTTCCATTTCACATGGGATTCAGTTTCTACTTCCATATTGATGATGACTTGGAAGGCTTATTTCCTCTCTGTGACTCCCTTCTACAGGCTTATTTATTAGATCTGCCAGGTCAGGATCCCCATAGATCCTCACCTCACTGGAGAGACAACGATGGGTGGTTAAGATCTGAGGCTTTGGAACCAGAGCTAGACACATATCCAGACTCCAGTCAGTGCTGACTTTCTGCCCTTGTGACCTGCCTggaacaagtaaaaaaaaaaaaataataataataataataataataataataataaactactCTCCAAACTTCATGCCCTTCTGCAGACCAAGATCCAATAGGTTCGTCTTGCCCAGAATTCTACAGCTATGTGTAGTTAAGAAACTTGGCATCtgatctgggcggtggtggcacacgcctttaatcccagcactcgggaggcagagccaggcggatctctgtgagttcgaggccagcctgggctaccaagtgagtcccaggaaaggcgcaaagctacacagaggaaaccctgtctcgaaaaaccaaaccaaaaaaaaaaaaaagaagaagaaagaaaagaaacttggcATCTGAAAAGCCCCCTTGACTTTGCACAAGGACTTTGGTCTTGCCTTGCCTCGTACCTTTCTccacttctcctcttcttccacaggtCACTGCCTGCTTTTGCTGTGTCTTCCAAGCTGCCATAAGAAGCCCATCCCCACAACCTTCATTAGCTTAAAAAGCCCATCACCATCACAGTCTTGTTTATTATATTTACTGGCCTCTTTTTTATTACTGGAATGAgggtttgagttttctttttcttcttctcccccacccccaccccatactgtagcccaggctggtcttgaactcatgggaatcttcccctctcagcctcctgaatgctgtggtCACAGGAATATGCCATCATACTCACTAGAGGTTTTTCTCGTTCCCAGATGTACAGACAGAATCACAGCCCTCTCAAAGGGGGTCCAGGGGCTAACCTTGAGACCTGCAAATCTGTTACTGCTACGGTTTGGATTAATGTCCAGTAAAAGCATGTATATCAAaagcttggtctgcagagtggTGTTTTGGGGAGGGAGTGAACCCTTAGGAAAGGTGGCCTTGTGGGGAGGCCCTTAGGACATTGCTCTTGACAGAAATCATTCCTCATTTCTGTGACTCCAACTTCTGCCACATGCTCCTCACCATTGCTGCCTGGGATGCCCACCAGAGGCTCCTCACCACTGATGCCTGGGATGCCCACCAGAGGCTCCTCACCATTGCCGCCTGGGATGCCCACCAGAGGCTCCTCACCACTGATGCCTGGGATGCCCACCAGAGGCTCAAAGCCACTGGTTGGTCTGCTTTTAGACTGGAACCTCcaacctgtgagccaaaatggGTCTTTTCTAAGTTAAttgtcttgggtattttgttccaAGGATGGAAAGCAGCCTAACAGTTTATGACAGAGATCTGCAGTTGGGATGGTGGAATCACACAATATTATTCTAAACTAGCAGAAGGTTGAAAGTGAAGAAGCTGGGGAAGGGAGCAACAGTCAGAATGTTGTGGTCATGAGCCAGAGGATGTAGGCAGCATCTAGAAACTGGAAAGTGGCAGAAACAGGGTCTCCCATAGAGCCAGGAGGGGATGTGTCTTCATTTTAACCCATGAGACCATGTGAGACTCTGACCTTTAGTGTGGAAGATAATAAATTCATGTTGCTTTATGCCCGAAAGCATGAGCCTTTGGCTTTGAGAGATGCTTCTTAAAATGATACAGTGTATCCTATTTAATAGAAATGCTGTGGGAAGTGGGGGATGAGACAGAAAAGAATCAAGGCTGGCCATGCTTTGATAATTGTTAAAGCTGGGAATGAATCCATATTGGgtgattaaatattttttctttttctggtttaaAATTTTCCATAATGACATAGTTTATAAAGCAAAAACAAGGGGTGGAGGAGAacggaggagagaggaggaaagagggagaaaaggccCTGTGGGGTCTGTCACagtacagaaataaatgtaatgtgGTTGGTTGAGAAGCCACACGGAAGGCAGCAGACCCACACTGTAGAGCCATCttctacacagaaacacacacacacacacacacacacacacacacacacacacacacacacacaccccttaggTTATGATTCTAGGAGTTGTAGACATGGGTGTATAATTTGCACATTTGaacatggttttgtgtgtgtgtgtgtgtgtgtgtgtgtgtgtgtgtgtgtgtgtgtgtgtgcacatgccacacgtgtggaggtcagaggacagctttctttccttccaggaGGGAGCCCAGGATGAGTTTGGGTTATGTCTAGCTTGTGCACCCTgtgcttacctgctgagccctcccaTTCCTGTCTGAATATCGGTGCACTCCCCGGTCAGTGCCCCCAGCCCTTAGGACCTCTTGATAAGCAAGCCCTGTCTCCCCAACACAGGACTCAGGAGAGCACTTTTCATGCCCACACCCTCTTCCTTTCAGACGTTAATTTTGAAGATAGCGTGGCGGCAGCCGGCCCT
This window harbors:
- the Nmnat3 gene encoding nicotinamide/nicotinic acid mononucleotide adenylyltransferase 3 isoform X4; translated protein: MQPPELLRTAAGGPAGKMSCKEGKMSCKEARLLRTELGCLSLSKHAPSPLVRFPLTCRVATAVGVDVCDSMKSRIPVVLLACGSFNPITNMHLRLFEVARDHLHQTALPELKLLCGADVLKTFQTPNLWKDEHIREIVETFGLVCVSRSGHDPKGYILDSPILRQFQHNIHLAREPIQNEISATYIRKALGQGLSVKYLLPDTVISYIKDHSLYISDSSWKGKGRSS